TTTCCATTACAAATAATGATTAGTTATTGTAACCTAAAATATAATCCAACTAATTTCTTTAGTTCAAcccaaacaaatatttaaaaaaaaaaaaaaaaacatgaattaaaattataaaataaagttccAGTTtgattcttaataaaatatatttatagtaGTACTAAATAACACCCATTTTAAGAGAGAGTTACCGAGGCGGTCAAAAGAGGGAAGAAACTGACGCGAcagtttttactttttttttttaccattggAAAATGtgtcaaaaaataaaaaatcttttcCGTAGCTTCCTGGAATCTTTGtctcaaattcttttatgattaactatttttatccCAAAGAggtaatatttattatttaatgttttcactgttctatttattcatatatatatattttttaaaatccttgacaaaaatagataaaataattaaaatgattgcGAAAAATGCTTTAGGTAAAAGTAAAGAAACAGGCGTTGAAAAATGCAGTGAGCCAAATCTTTGTTCTCATTGTTCATCATCAAATTTACCGCATCTAATCACTAATTAtcgcttctttttttttcctttttcttttgtaggaTAATGATCGTTGACAAtcaaagtcccacatcgactaatttaaagaatgatcataagtttataaacaaataataatttttcttcatttgatgaggcattttggagaaacccaaatcaaagACAGGAgagtttatgtttaaaatagacaatatcatactattgtggggagtcgtattcgtctaacaatcatatatataaaaatatccataaaaattGTTGATGTcataaagtttcaataatatttttaaNaaaaaaaaaaaaaaaaaaaaaaaaaaaaaaaaaaaaaaaacttaaaaaagtgTGAGGGGACACGTGAAACTGCTTACTCCACGTTCATGAggaaagagaaattaaaatatttttaataacaaattaattaaaagataaatagaGAGGAATTTAATCTACTTTAAGCTATCAACTCAATGCAACACCAGCCGTCCGATTGCATCCCAGACTCCAAAGATCCTATGGTCACTTTTCTCTAAATCCATATATATTTGGGgagattttatattaatttattaattaatgattagaATAACAGACATTTTTTATATNttttttttttttttttttttttttttttttttttttttttttttttttttttttttttacaatgaTAAAATTGTTTTCTTACGATTTACTCAAAGGCTACAATTATGGACGACAGCAATTATTTAAACCATTTACCACGGtagaattttataattattaaattgtttttaaaaattaaaaaaaaaaatcgaactatATCAAATAGAAgaagacaaaaataataaaattaacatttaattcaaattgttACCATAACAAACCAAACAagacaataataattaatttaacatgataccccaaaaaaatttaattctcatGGTTACTATAACAAGCAGAACAAGACatttataatcaaatcaaCCTGACACGTGCAAATTTTAATGCACATACTTATGTTTTACCAAATCATTAAATACAGCTGAAAGAATTCACCCATTATGTTTGAACTAATTTTCAATccctatttaaaataataattatttacatgttttttttttagttaatcttagttaatattgttttcagttttggtttatttagtctatttattttccaaatatttagtctttttacccttcaattaaatttagtccaatatttttaaaatattcaatttagtTTAATGTTGTCTATGTACTTACAAAACGACCATTTTAGTTCATgttactttttaaaagttaccattttttttttaactatttcgtgttaaatttttgtaaataggGATCAAAATAGTCCCTTTTTCAAAATAcactaattaaatttaatattttaaaaatatcaaatttaactaaatttgaGAGTGGGACccataaattaaacaaaaagaaaaacataaaaagacCCTcagatattatttaaaataaaaaaactaaaataataaaaatactattttactccgtctaaataatattcttaaatttttaaaaattttaataataccttAAAAAGTATAACAAATATACTGTACTACTTCGTTGAAacaatacaaatttaaaaaatactcttagttaaaatattttgaaactattttgAAAGGTGGGATGTTCttataacaaaatattattccttatttatttttttaaaatttaaaatattattgaacggatttaaaaaaatttaaatgtattattgaaatttttaaaagtttaaaaagtaatttgaaatatttttattagtttattggaacaaaatatatatatatatatatataaatatttttttcagttCTAGAATATATAAATCTGAAGGAGGTTAAGTTAGACTTTTCCATTTTAACCAgcaaattttgtaaattttccaagtctatccgttaaaaaaaaaaaaaaaaaaaagaaaaaaaaaaagaaaaaaaagaatcgtTCAGAAATTAAATGTTCTTCGTGCTCTCTCTAATGGCCGCTGTCTCTGGGTGTGTGCAGGAGGAGCTCTGAACCAAAGCTCTcaccctttcttcttctctaaaaCTTCTCCTCTCCCAGATTCATtcccaaaccctaaaccccaaACCCCACCATTTCAATTTCCACTTCCATTTCCATACACTCAGAGATCAGAGAAGCACCACAGCAATgcttctcctcttcttcttcttcttcttcttcttcaccttccTCTCAAACCCTtctctcctctccctctctctaaCCCAAGAAGGCCTTTACCTCCACACCATCAAGCTCTCCCTCGACGACCCAGATTCCTCCCTCCGTTCATGGAACGACCGCGACCACACTCCCTGCTCCTGGTTCGGCGTCTCTTGCGACCCTCAAACCAACTCCGTCCACTCCCTCGACCTCTCCAACACCAACATCGCCGGCCCATTCCCCACCCTCCTCTGCCGCCTCCAGAATCTCTCATTCCTTTCCCTCTACAACAACTCCATCAACATGTCCCTTCCCTCTCTTATTTCAGATTGTTCCAGTCTCCAGCATCTCGACCTCTCTCAGAATCTCCTCACCGGCGCGCTGCCGAGTTCGATCGCCGATCTCCCCAACCTTCGCTATTTGGATTTGACTGGGAATAACTTCTCCGGAGATGTTCCGCCCAGTTTCGCTCGGTTTCGGAAGTTGGAGGTTTTGTCTCTTGTTTTTAATCTTCTCGATGGACCTATGCCGGCGTTTCTCGGTAATATTACGTCGTTGAAGATGTTGAACCTGTCTTACAACCCGTTTGCGCCGAGTCGGATCCCGCCGGAGTTTGGGAATTTGACGAATCTTGAGGTGCTTTGGCTGACTCAGTGTAATTTGATTGGGGAAATTCCGAACTCTCTTGGTCGGTTGAAGCGGCTTACTGATTTGGACTTGGCGTTGAATAATCTTTATGGTCCGATTCCAAGGTCGCTTACGGATTTGAGTAGCGTGGTTCAGATTGAGTTGTATAATAACTCGTTAACCGGTGAGTTGCCTTCTGGGTTTTCGAATCTGACCTCACTGCGACTGTTTGACGCGTCGATGAACGGTTTGACTGGGTCGATTCCGGATGAGCTTTGTCAGCTGCCGCTTGAAAGTCTTAATCTCTACGAGAACAAGTTTGAGGGGAAGTTACCGGAAAGCATTGCCAACTCGCCGGGTTTGTACGAACTCAGGCTGTTCGGTAACCGTCTCACTGGCGGTTTACCGCCAAATCTTGGAAAGAACTCGCCATTGAGATGGATTGATGTTTCTAACAACCAGTTTTCGGGTGAAATCCCGGGGGATTTGTGTGAGAAGGGAGCGTTGGAGGAAGTTCTGATGATTAACAACCAGTTTTCCGGCGAGATCCCGGCGAGTTTAAGTGAGTGTAAAAGTCTCACGAGGGTGCGATTGGGTTACAATCGATTTTCCGGCGAGGTGCCGGCGGGTTTTTGGGGGCTCCCACATGTGTATTTGTTGGAGCTGGTGAGTAACTCATTTTCTGGGAATATTTCGGATGCCATAGCCACTGCGAAGAACCTTTCGATTTTCATTATCTCTAAGAACAACTTCACCGGCACATTACCGGCGGAGATGGGACGGTTGGACAATCTTGTGAAGTTGCTAGCGACTGATAACAAACTCAGTGGGTCATTACCAGGGAGTCTTGTGAATCTTGGGCATCTTTCGAGCTTGGATCTTCGAAATAATGAACTCTCTGGGGAACTTCCCAGTGGAATCAAGTCGTGGAAGAATCTCAACGAACTCAGTTTGGCACACAATGGATTCACCGGCGAAATCCCTGAAGAAATCGGGGACTTGCCGGTTCTCAATTACCTTGATCTGTCGGGAAACATGTTTTCTGGGAACATCCCTGTCGGACTACAGAATTTGAAGCTCAATCTGCTCAATTTATCGAACAATCACTTGTCTGGTGAGCTTCCCCCATTTTTAGCTAAGGAACTCTACAGAAATAGCTTTTTAGGGAATCCAGATTTGTGTGGACATTTGGGAAGTTTGTGCAACAGCAAAGGTGAAGAAGCTAAAAGCGTAGGCTCTCTCTGGTTGTTACTATCAATCTTCTTCCTCGCCGGTATCGTGTTTATCGTCGGCGTCGTCTGGTTTTACCTCAAATACAGGAAGTTTAAGGCGGCaaagagagaaatggagaagGGGAAATGGACATTGATGTCCTTCCACAAGTTGGATTTCAGTGAATATGAGATCTTAGATTGTCTGGATGAAGATAACATCATAGGCAGTGGCTCTTCTGGTAAAGTTTACAAGGTTGTGCTCAACAATGGCGAGGCCGTTGCTGTTAAGAAGCTGTTCGGAGGGACGAGGAAAGAGGGCGAAAAAGGCAACGATGTCGAGAAGGGTCAAGTTCTTCAAGACTATGGATTCGAAGCCGAAATCAATACTCTGGGAAAGATTAGGCACAAGAACATTGTGAAGTTATGGTGCTGCTGTGTTACAAGAGACTACAAGCTTTTGGTCTATGAATATATGGCTAATGGAAGCTTGGGAGATTTGCTTCATAGCAGTAAAAAAGGAGTGCTTGATTGGCCTACCAGGTTTAAGATAGCTTTGGATGCTGCAAAAGGACTCTCTTATCTTCATCACGATTGCACCCCTCCAATCGTTCATCGAGACGTTAAGTCGAACAATATCTTGTTGGATAGCGATTTTGGAGCACGGTTAGCCGATTTCGGTGTGGCTAAGGTCATTGATTCAACAGCGAAAGGGCCTAAATCCATGTCGGTAATCGCAGGATCTTGCGGTTATATTGCGCCTGGTTAGTAAATCAAATTAGTTACTGAACTTGGTGTGATTTAAAAAGCAAATTCCATAGTTAATCCTCAATCTAATAGTCCTTTCTTGATCTTGCATTGCAGAGTATGCTTACACACTCCGTGTCAACGAAAAAAGCGACATATACAGCTTCGGCGTGGTGATCCTGGAGCTAATAACCGGGAGGCTCCCGATCGATCCAGTGTTCGGAGAGAAAGACCTGGTGAAATGGGTGTGTTTCACGTTGGATCAAGACGGGATCGACGAGGTGATAAACCCGAAACTGGATAAGTGTTTCAAGGAAGAAATATGCAGAGTGCTGAACATTGGGTTGCTATGCACCAGCCCTCTTCCCATCAACCGGCCATCAATGAGAAAAGTGGTGAAAATGCTGGAAGAAGTTGGGGCAGAGAACCAATTGAAAACCAACAATAAAGATGGGAAGCTAACTCCTTACTATTACGAAGATTCCTCGGATCAGGGAAGTGTAGCGTAGAACAAAACACAATTTCTTCCAATATTCTGGGtgggtttggtttgtttgaatggaagaagaagacataGGAAGCAGCAGCATTGTTGAAATCATATGTAAATTTGTTTGCTTTGCTGATACGCTGTTGGTTCTCTCTGTCTCTCAGAAGAATTGTAAGgtgtttcttctcttcaagTATTTTTGAGAAGATCCTGTTTAGATGACATCAGAAACGTCAAAAATCCTGTCTTTTTTCTCGTTCCGACAAAAAACTGGATAagcttaatttatttattatccacagtttttcaaataaagtttACAACGTTgttggtttcttcaatttaatCACGCTTATTCAAGTAGTGTTTTTCAATGGTGTCGCattatcatcttttttttaccccctaaaaatatatattatataattttactttggaatttgtatttattcaaatagttgtgagtggatatttctttattaattaagaatattattattattatttcttcattttgagtAGGTTCCTATTTACNcgctttttttttttttttttgtgcgtTCTATGATACACAAAACTCTTCAATTACATCATGACACTTGTCTATCTAGACTCTTGTTCGGTCATTTTAAATACCTAGATTGTGACAACCTAAGCAGCTTCTATTGGTTGGTAGCCTCTTCCCATCTTCAATTAATACccctttttttatattttattttgaagaaagCGCCCTCTTatagaaaaatgatttatttcaaaacaaataaatggtTCACTTGTGTTACCTACTGAGAAGGAAATTATATgcctttatttttaaatatgggACCCTAAAAATTAAAGGACCCTgacttatttaatatatattatcctAAAAATCAATTCTGCTCATTCATGTGGAaactcaatttaaaattaaaaaaataaaataaaataaaaaatcctacaaattttaatttgaatatccTATCAGTAGGTATTAGTTTGGTAATGGATGGAATTGCACACTTAAATTCGACAAGTCTTTCGTgtcatattattttcattttttcacaTAACattctttcataaatatttttaaattattatactttcttttaaattattgtttgatagttttaaaacatttataaaaagattTCCTAAACCGAAAAAGTtcaagggttttttttttaataaaaaatttaatccaagaaaagaaaaggaatgcACCCAACAGGCCCACATTACCCTATTGTTAATGGGCTTTTATATGGGCCGTGGAGTAGGCCCAAGAGCAAGTTATCAACATCCAAAGAGAAGATTTCAATTCACCCATTTAAAcattaaacttaaaacttcAAATCTAATTTcatcataaacttttaatttatcaatttgaattaatgtAACATTCTTGATTAAGGATTCAATCACTGTAATCACGAACTTGATAGACTCCTGTGTGTTCGTGTATTTAGATTGTTACTCACGATGACAAGTGTGAGAAACATCTAGACTACGATGTCGTTGTAgacaatggaagaaaaaaattgatggaCGGAATACAATCCGTTCAATTCtatatttaatctatttttttaaattacctCGTAcacaatattaaattaatgtgTAAATAATAGTTTAGGTTTGTGTAATGTATGTGAATATTTTAACGTAGTACGCTAAATACATGAATCATCCTCAAATGGAACTCAATCGCCAATACTTAATTAACTTTGTAATgcgtttaaattaattagtcaACCATTATTTAAGGGTATGGCAGAAGTCAATTTATGTAATATTGAATTCAGTTatcaatttaagaaattttgaaaatatcagtttgaattttgaaaattaggtttaaaagtataaaattcatatgaaattactttttaacCATTGAAGACATATTTCAGATTTAAGTTAGATAAAATGTCTGCCAAGggaaagttttcacactctcataaatgaatatttgttcttctcccaaccaatgtgggacatcacaatccacccccttcgaggcccagcgtttTTACTCGCACACcaccttgtgtctacccccttcagggaacagcgagaaggctggcataTCGTTCGGTGtttggctatgataccatttgtaacgacccaagcccatcgctagctaTGATACCACTGTTACACATACAATTTGAGAACTCGTCCAACTTCGACTACCCAATCcaatctttatatatatatttttggttgagaagaatttttagaaaactaaaaatttaggTCAGGTCGTGGGTTGACATTATTTTATCGGGTCAATCCGACCAAtccaaaaatagggttacaactcaacctaacccTACCTTACTCTTAAAATGATTacgaaaattaagaatataatgTGTTGTGACGtgtagttattaatgtaacatatatcctaaataaatatgattttttaaaataataataataataaaaagaacaacTCGATAATCAAATCCATCCCAATGAAAAATAGAGCGTTGGGGTGGGCTGTGAACTTTACTTACATTATCCAGACATCAACCCAATCAATCCAAACATTCAAACTAAGTTAGATCTAAAATTGAATACGTGCAAGTTATGGTAAGCAATCAATTTTAGGCTTgccattaataataataacctcCAAACATTAATCACGCCGAAGCCTAACATTCCATAAATCCATTTTACATTATTTCCACTTTTAAAttcatctttaaaaaaaaaataaaaaaaaaataaaaacaaaaaaggtgGTATTAAACAAATTGGACAGGGTGAAGAAGGATACCTTCCTTGAGGTGGAGAAGTGGACGTAAAGGAAGAGATATAGAAGTATACAGGTTGGATGATTGGAGGTCAGATTATTTTAatactcttcttcttttttgcaGTCTTTTTTACGTAATTTCCTCCCCCTTTTGTACATTCAATTTTACAATAGAAGAAGCCTTTCATCTTACTCCAACTTTGACACTGCAGCTGCCTCCCCCCTCTATCCCCCCATACCCTAATTACATTAACCCACCCTTCTTTTCATCTAAAAGATGGTGAAACTCATCCCTCCACTTGTCTCAAAGAATCCCATTTTGCCCCATCTCCACTCTTCCCCATTTCACGATGTTCTCCAACATTATTAAGGGAAGTAGTCTCATTTcattgttagacgaacacaactctccacaataatatgatattgtccactttgagcataagctctcataccaatagagagtgtattatttgattataaactcatgctCATTCCCTAAATCATGACTTATGTAGAGCTCCAAAGAAGGAGAGAGATACTCTATAGTATACTTTGTTttgtctcacattggctaactAAGAATCTCAGGAGAGGTGTTatagtgtattttgtttaaaaggAGGATTGTCGGGGATTATTGagagatcatgagtttattaGTAAGAAATACTAtttcaattgattttgaagaaacaaaaataaaaaacacgagagtttatgtgaattatttcttttttcgaaACATATTTAAAGACTTTAAAAGTCTTATCTTTTGAACCAAAATTATTGGTATATAATGAGTAATTTGATGGTGTCATATGTATGTGTAGATACGCAAGCATGAGGAGACTTGACGTCGAAGCAACCTTTTTCCTATNtttttgttttccttcttctctccttctctctttttacGTCTAACCGAATCTCTCTCAAGATGAGAGCTTGGAAGcaaaattaattcataaaaaagaagaaaaaaaaaggaaaattcctTCCCCCGACATGTCTGAACGAGGTGGTTGTTGTGTTGGGTGTTAAAAGTTGAAGAACACAAATAATAGGCGAAGCCAAAGCGGAAGGAAGTCAATCATATGctcctttttgttcttatgtTGGACGGGGGATTACCTTAGCTTCCAATAATAAACACAAAGCAGCGGAGACATCATGAGTTGGTGCAGTGGGTCGGACGACGACGAGTCGTCTGCCTCTCTTCACCAATTAGCCTCGGTTGTCCTCCCCGCACCCCTCCGATGCCCATCCTGTGGGCATCCCATTCAATTGCAAGACCAGGTACGTCAATAAATtgatatcatcatcattattattgaTGGTTTAGttgaatgaatttaaatgATGTTGAATTCAAGGCTGGGATTCATGATCTTCCTGGGCTGCCAGCTGGAGTCAAATTTGACCCAACCGATCAAGAAATTCTCGAGCACTTAGAGGCTAAGGCCATCTCTGATTCTCGTAAGCTTCATCCCCTTATTGATGAGTTCATCCCTACTCTCGAAGGCGAAAATGGGATTTGCTATACTCACCCTCAGAAGCTTCCAGGTACCGTACcatcttctaaatttttacaaatttaatgcCTTATTAAATACcaaatccaaatttttaaaacttattacggatattattataaatataacaaaattttaaaattaaattaaaattttattatgattttttttcttccatttcaaaactattcaaatttttattatgaacttataatttttaaatttgaagctctctaatttttaattttagcttATATTTGCAGTgaatttgttggatgatgaaagtctacCTCAGCTAGAGTcaccatgaaagcttatgatcaaagtgaacaatatcatatcattgtagataGTCGTGTTTGTTTAGGGTTACTAAAATGTTACTTGTTTTAATTAAGATTGTAAAGTAGCCtctgaatttagaaaatgggtgttttttttttttttttatgtaggctcataaatttttcataGTTAATagattattgaatttttatttattttagatatctctaattaattgatttattaaatataaaagttgagtgaagaaaatgtttgaTACTTGGGCAGGAGTAAGGAAAGACGGGCAAATCCGGCACTTTTTCCATCGACCATCGAAGGCGTACACAACCGGAACAAGGAAACGCCGCAAAGTCCACACCGACGAGGAAGGCAACGAGACACGTTGGCACAAGACGGGCAAAACCCGACCCGTTTTGGTCGGAGGCGCCGTGAAAGGATTCAAGAAAATCCTTGTACTCTACACCAACTACGGCCGGCAAAGAAAGCCCGAAAAGACCAACTGGGTGATGCACCAATACCACCTCGGCAACAACGAGGAAGAAAAAGACGGCGAAGTAGTTGTCTCCAAGGTCTTTTACCAAACCCAGCCTCGACAGTGCAGCTCCACCACCACTAACAACGCCCTCCTCCAATcagaaatcaaattcaaaaccgccgccgccgccgccgtcaccaaccaccaccaccacccaGATCCCTCCCCCGCCACCCTTGTCGATTATTACAACGCCGCCTCCACTAATTTCATTAGTTTCGACCAGCACTCCGAATCCCCAATACCTCAGTTATTACCCAATTTAGTCCGCACCGGCGACGGTTCTTCCTTCATTCGGTTCCCGCCGCCCGACACAACCACAAGAAAACCCGACAGGAAACTCTGACATGTCCccactaaaaaaatttcaccCAACAGAATTTCGTAACTGCAATATTTGGTGGttggtttctttctttactcattttcccttcttttttgtgtaatttttattttattttattgttgtgATGTAACAATCCAATAAGTTATTAGatacaaggaaaaaaaaaaaaaaagtaataagaTAAAAGGTCGCTCGAGAAggacaagaaacaagaagggGGAAAATAAGATGAAGATCggcgtgtatatatatacatatgtgtatatatatatatatatactcattTTACGTTGAACAGCGACAGTTGTTATGAGATTAAAAATGTACAAAGACCGCTAATATGATCATAAGCTTCTTACAATGTATGATTAGTTAGTAAATCTTTTACTTATTaactttctaattttctataCTCTTacttattatttactttttttttttaatcaatttcaaaatatttttaaaaaaggaagtCGGAAACTTGAACATATATCGCTGGTATAAGTAATGACTCAAGTTTTAATTAGCAACTTACTTTAATGGTAGGTGTGGCACATTTGTGTTCTAAGTCTCACATGCCCAACTCAGTTTACACTCAGCTCAATCAACTCTAACCAGGCAAGTGCTCCGGTCGGGCTCGATTCTCTGTCCACATGGTTCGGTTTTCGTTTTGGACCGGTTTTTGAACACTCCTCGACCGATTTAAACCGTTCGCctcttttccatttccatttaaTATCAAATCACAAGATTTCAAAcatacattttcatttctgGGTTTCTGGATTCCCCGCTTGGGAATTTGGCGGGACAACTAGCAGCACGGGCCGGTCTGCCCTCTCCTTTTGAACTTCGCTATCGTTTTGGTTAGCAGTTCCACCGGAGGCCGGCAAAGTAATGGAGAAACCTAGCAGCGGCGTTCGAGGTGCGATCGAGGCGAATACCTTGGCTATTCTCGACGCATCCGAAGCTACTAAACACACTCGAGACGCCGACGATGACAGTACGATCTTCATTTTAGAATTTGagttttgttcatttctgTTTGGACTCTGAAAACTGCTCGGAACTATGAGAAGAGCAATCGATTTTCTTCTGATGATCTGGAGGACTCTTTAGTGAATACTCTTTGTGGAGTATGTTTCAGTTGTgcttaatttgaaaataaaatcctTCTTTTCACTGGAAGCCCTAATGTATCAGTCGGAAGAAGAttacttgtttttgttttcgttGCATTGATCAAGATGTTCATAATCAGGAATTGCTTTTCTCGAAGCTGTTCGTGCGGCTTCACTTTTGCCAGAAAATAAATCGCCACCGACATTGTAaacttcttcttcctctttcaaaTCACATATTGGAATTGTAATAATAATCTTCTCTAACATGCTGACCTGACCTTGTAATTACATGGAATTTTGTCACGAAGCAAAATGTGTGAagcaattttcaaaatcttgagGTTCGGGAATTCCCTCGAACTGATTACAACAAGTTGCCAGCTTTTGAACGAGTTAGACTTGGTACTCAGAGCTATCCCTTTTCCATATATCGGTTTGTACATAGcaaactctctttctctctctgcaTTATGTGTGAGTTTgactcttttattttactaCAGGAATTCCCTAGAGTG
This genomic interval from Cucurbita pepo subsp. pepo cultivar mu-cu-16 chromosome LG20, ASM280686v2, whole genome shotgun sequence contains the following:
- the LOC111783117 gene encoding NAC domain-containing protein 73-like translates to MSWCSGSDDDESSASLHQLASVVLPAPLRCPSCGHPIQLQDQAGIHDLPGLPAGVKFDPTDQEILEHLEAKAISDSRKLHPLIDEFIPTLEGENGICYTHPQKLPGVRKDGQIRHFFHRPSKAYTTGTRKRRKVHTDEEGNETRWHKTGKTRPVLVGGAVKGFKKILVLYTNYGRQRKPEKTNWVMHQYHLGNNEEEKDGEVVVSKVFYQTQPRQCSSTTTNNALLQSEIKFKTAAAAAVTNHHHHPDPSPATLVDYYNAASTNFISFDQHSESPIPQLLPNLVRTGDGSSFIRFPPPDTTTRKPDRKL
- the LOC111783050 gene encoding receptor-like protein kinase HSL1, which gives rise to MLLLFFFFFFFFTFLSNPSLLSLSLTQEGLYLHTIKLSLDDPDSSLRSWNDRDHTPCSWFGVSCDPQTNSVHSLDLSNTNIAGPFPTLLCRLQNLSFLSLYNNSINMSLPSLISDCSSLQHLDLSQNLLTGALPSSIADLPNLRYLDLTGNNFSGDVPPSFARFRKLEVLSLVFNLLDGPMPAFLGNITSLKMLNLSYNPFAPSRIPPEFGNLTNLEVLWLTQCNLIGEIPNSLGRLKRLTDLDLALNNLYGPIPRSLTDLSSVVQIELYNNSLTGELPSGFSNLTSLRLFDASMNGLTGSIPDELCQLPLESLNLYENKFEGKLPESIANSPGLYELRLFGNRLTGGLPPNLGKNSPLRWIDVSNNQFSGEIPGDLCEKGALEEVLMINNQFSGEIPASLSECKSLTRVRLGYNRFSGEVPAGFWGLPHVYLLELVSNSFSGNISDAIATAKNLSIFIISKNNFTGTLPAEMGRLDNLVKLLATDNKLSGSLPGSLVNLGHLSSLDLRNNELSGELPSGIKSWKNLNELSLAHNGFTGEIPEEIGDLPVLNYLDLSGNMFSGNIPVGLQNLKLNLLNLSNNHLSGELPPFLAKELYRNSFLGNPDLCGHLGSLCNSKGEEAKSVGSLWLLLSIFFLAGIVFIVGVVWFYLKYRKFKAAKREMEKGKWTLMSFHKLDFSEYEILDCLDEDNIIGSGSSGKVYKVVLNNGEAVAVKKLFGGTRKEGEKGNDVEKGQVLQDYGFEAEINTLGKIRHKNIVKLWCCCVTRDYKLLVYEYMANGSLGDLLHSSKKGVLDWPTRFKIALDAAKGLSYLHHDCTPPIVHRDVKSNNILLDSDFGARLADFGVAKVIDSTAKGPKSMSVIAGSCGYIAPEYAYTLRVNEKSDIYSFGVVILELITGRLPIDPVFGEKDLVKWVCFTLDQDGIDEVINPKLDKCFKEEICRVLNIGLLCTSPLPINRPSMRKVVKMLEEVGAENQLKTNNKDGKLTPYYYEDSSDQGSVA